From Acidobacteriota bacterium, one genomic window encodes:
- a CDS encoding YkgJ family cysteine cluster protein: MNTKSLVEDLYSRVDAAASRLAEVHSDRLKCAQGCASCCVDDITVFEIEAANIRSKHPELLESEMPHTRGACAFLDDQNACRIYPDRPYVCRTQGLPLRWIEDDLEEAFEYRDICPLNEAGEPIEKLDEADCWTIGPFEDELARLQIASGNTNRVPLRDLFKTAEGR; the protein is encoded by the coding sequence TTGAATACAAAATCATTGGTCGAGGATCTTTACTCACGCGTCGATGCGGCGGCATCGCGGTTGGCTGAGGTTCATTCCGACCGATTGAAATGCGCGCAAGGCTGCGCGAGTTGTTGCGTCGACGACATCACGGTTTTTGAGATCGAGGCCGCGAACATTCGGTCGAAACACCCGGAACTGCTCGAGTCGGAAATGCCGCACACCCGTGGCGCGTGTGCGTTCCTGGACGACCAAAACGCCTGCCGGATCTATCCGGATCGGCCATATGTCTGCCGCACGCAGGGTTTGCCGTTGCGCTGGATCGAGGACGATCTGGAGGAAGCATTCGAGTATCGCGACATTTGCCCGCTCAATGAAGCCGGTGAGCCGATCGAGAAATTGGATGAGGCAGATTGCTGGACGATCGGCCCATTCGAGGACGAACTCGCCCGACTCCAGATCGCGAGTGGAAATACGAATCGGGTGCCGCTTCGAGATCTATTCAAAACGGCTGAAGGGCGCTAG
- a CDS encoding 2,3-bisphosphoglycerate-independent phosphoglycerate mutase codes for MTNHPKRPLALVILDGWGYSPRKDGNAIALAHTPNYDEICEKYPMTLLAASGKRVGLAPDAPGSSEVGHLSIGAGRIVKTDTSRISEAIRSGAFLNNQVLKKSFEAAKIRNSSVHLIGLLSDGDIHSSPETLFALLRMAKKEGLTNVFVHAILDGRDVMQRTADIYAEAVEIKMADIGVGRFATLCGRYYAMDRDSNWDRTVRVYTMLVHGEGERATDAVSAIRSSFLRGITDEFVQPIVLENESREPVGNIKNGDVVIFFNHRGDRMRQLVRALAVPDETGNQSLVKPQIDAVCLTEYDRSFRVPVAFRPEREDRTLAEVFAERGISNARIGETDKYAHITYFLNGGVENALTGEQRLIVPSLKRSAVETSPEMSCFKVTDSFLNALDEGASDVYIVNIAAPDIVAHSGNLEKTVESVQFVDTCLGGIVEKIREKNGVAILTADHGNIEEMADVITGSPNNSHTSNQVPFHLIDDSTQGVKLRYDGALQDIAPTVLGLLGIEKPDEMTGRDLRDG; via the coding sequence ATGACGAACCACCCGAAACGACCGCTTGCACTGGTGATACTTGACGGCTGGGGTTATTCGCCGCGCAAGGACGGCAACGCGATCGCGTTGGCGCATACCCCGAACTACGACGAGATCTGCGAAAAATATCCGATGACGCTGCTCGCGGCCTCGGGGAAGCGCGTCGGACTCGCGCCTGACGCGCCGGGAAGCTCCGAGGTCGGGCATCTCAGCATCGGAGCCGGCCGGATCGTCAAAACCGACACTTCGCGCATTTCTGAGGCAATCAGATCGGGCGCTTTTCTCAATAATCAAGTTCTTAAGAAATCGTTCGAGGCGGCAAAAATCCGCAACTCATCGGTTCATCTGATCGGTCTTTTGAGCGACGGGGACATTCATTCGTCGCCGGAAACGCTTTTCGCGCTGCTTCGAATGGCGAAAAAGGAAGGACTGACGAACGTTTTCGTTCACGCGATCCTCGACGGACGCGACGTAATGCAGCGCACGGCCGACATCTATGCGGAAGCGGTTGAGATCAAAATGGCCGACATCGGTGTCGGCCGGTTTGCGACGCTCTGCGGCCGCTACTATGCGATGGACCGAGACTCCAATTGGGACCGGACCGTTCGCGTGTACACGATGCTCGTCCACGGCGAGGGCGAACGCGCAACCGACGCCGTGTCGGCGATCCGCAGCTCTTTTCTTCGCGGAATCACCGATGAATTCGTTCAACCGATCGTCCTTGAGAACGAGTCGCGGGAACCGGTCGGCAACATCAAGAACGGCGATGTGGTGATCTTTTTCAATCATCGCGGCGACCGTATGCGACAGCTCGTCCGAGCGCTTGCGGTCCCTGATGAAACCGGGAACCAATCGCTCGTGAAACCGCAGATCGACGCCGTTTGTCTGACCGAATACGACCGGAGTTTTCGGGTTCCGGTCGCTTTCCGGCCGGAGCGCGAAGACAGGACGCTGGCCGAGGTATTCGCCGAGCGCGGCATAAGCAACGCGCGGATCGGCGAGACTGACAAATACGCGCACATCACATATTTCCTTAACGGCGGCGTCGAAAACGCCTTGACAGGCGAACAGCGCCTGATAGTGCCGTCGCTCAAAAGATCGGCGGTTGAAACGTCGCCCGAAATGAGTTGTTTTAAGGTCACCGACAGTTTTCTCAACGCGCTCGACGAAGGTGCCAGCGACGTTTACATCGTCAACATCGCCGCGCCCGATATCGTTGCACATAGCGGAAACCTCGAGAAGACGGTCGAGTCCGTGCAGTTTGTCGACACTTGCCTCGGCGGGATCGTCGAAAAGATTCGCGAAAAGAACGGCGTCGCGATCTTGACCGCCGACCACGGCAATATCGAAGAAATGGCCGACGTCATCACCGGTTCGCCGAACAATTCCCATACGTCAAACCAGGTTCCGTTTCACCTCATCGACGATTCGACGCAAGGAGTCAAGCTCAGATATGACGGCGCGCTGCAGGATATCGCGCCGACCGTTCTCGGGCTATTGGGAATTGAAAAGCCGGACGAAATGACCGGGCGTGATCTAAGGGACGGTTAA
- a CDS encoding GNAT family N-acetyltransferase — MNDNFREWQNGEFTISTDPVRLDLDEIHRFLSEESYWAQNRSRQETETAIKNSLPFGLYKGENLIGFARVVTDFATFAYLGDVFIVEEFRGRGLSKWLMDSIVGHPELQGFRRWVLATRDAHTLYEKFGFQELVHPERWMEKPAPNAY, encoded by the coding sequence ATGAACGATAACTTTCGCGAGTGGCAAAACGGTGAATTCACGATCAGTACCGACCCGGTGCGGTTGGATCTGGACGAGATTCACCGTTTTTTGTCCGAAGAATCGTATTGGGCTCAGAATCGCTCGCGTCAAGAGACCGAAACGGCAATAAAAAATTCCTTGCCTTTTGGACTCTACAAAGGCGAGAATCTAATTGGATTTGCGCGTGTGGTAACGGATTTTGCGACTTTCGCATATCTCGGCGACGTGTTCATTGTCGAGGAGTTCCGGGGACGCGGTTTGAGCAAATGGCTGATGGACTCGATCGTCGGCCATCCCGAACTGCAGGGCTTTCGCCGATGGGTACTCGCGACGCGGGACGCGCACACGCTTTACGAGAAATTTGGCTTCCAAGAACTTGTCCATCCCGAACGTTGGATGGAAAAACCCGCACCGAATGCGTATTGA
- a CDS encoding aminotransferase class I/II-fold pyridoxal phosphate-dependent enzyme, translated as MKSRLSTKSLSLSESVIREMSREAVKYGAVNLGQGFPDFAAPDEIKRRAIEAIEADHNQYAVTWGVKEFRDAIAAKTKRFLGLEVDPESEITVTCGSTEGMIAAMLASVDLGDEVILFEPFYENYAPDAILSDATPVHVPLYETANGDWYFEQDELRAAFSERTKAIIICNPNNPTGKVFTREELEFIGGLCQEFDALCFTDEIYEHIIYDSGSGIPDFGFTNSRHISMATLDGMKDRTVVVNSLSKTYSVTGWRVGYVIAPADLTNAVRKVHDFLTVGAANCLQHAGAFAMEFPEHYYDELQAEYQRKRDFIVPILKNAGFKCGFPEGAYYVMTDISDFGFSDDVEFTRHLIRDIGVAAVPGSSFYNDKAKGSQRLRFCFCKKDSTLEAAAERLAKLGG; from the coding sequence ATGAAAAGCAGACTTTCAACCAAATCTCTTAGTTTGTCCGAATCCGTGATCCGCGAAATGTCGCGTGAGGCAGTCAAGTATGGCGCCGTCAATCTTGGTCAGGGTTTTCCCGATTTCGCCGCTCCGGACGAAATCAAGCGCCGGGCGATCGAGGCCATCGAGGCCGATCACAATCAGTACGCGGTAACCTGGGGCGTGAAGGAATTCCGCGACGCGATCGCCGCCAAAACGAAGCGTTTTCTCGGTCTCGAAGTCGATCCCGAAAGCGAGATCACGGTCACGTGCGGTTCGACCGAAGGAATGATCGCGGCGATGCTGGCGTCCGTCGATTTGGGCGACGAAGTCATCCTGTTCGAACCGTTCTACGAAAACTACGCGCCGGACGCGATTCTTTCGGATGCGACACCGGTTCACGTTCCGCTATACGAAACGGCGAATGGCGACTGGTATTTCGAGCAGGACGAACTGCGCGCGGCGTTCAGCGAACGCACGAAGGCGATCATCATCTGCAATCCGAACAACCCGACCGGAAAGGTTTTCACACGTGAAGAACTCGAGTTCATCGGTGGGCTCTGCCAGGAATTCGACGCGCTCTGCTTCACCGACGAGATCTACGAACACATCATTTACGATTCGGGATCAGGAATTCCAGATTTCGGATTTACGAACAGCCGACATATTTCGATGGCGACGCTTGATGGAATGAAGGATCGGACCGTGGTTGTCAATTCGCTGTCGAAAACCTATTCCGTCACCGGTTGGCGCGTCGGTTATGTCATCGCGCCGGCGGACCTTACGAACGCGGTACGCAAGGTTCACGATTTTCTGACCGTCGGCGCGGCGAACTGTCTTCAGCACGCCGGCGCGTTCGCGATGGAGTTTCCCGAACATTATTACGACGAGCTTCAGGCCGAATATCAGCGAAAGCGGGATTTTATCGTTCCGATACTTAAAAATGCCGGATTCAAATGCGGATTTCCCGAAGGCGCGTATTACGTGATGACCGACATTTCGGATTTCGGTTTCTCAGACGATGTTGAATTCACCCGTCATCTGATCCGCGACATCGGCGTCGCCGCCGTTCCGGGATCGTCGTTCTACAACGATAAAGCAAAGGGTTCACAGCGTCTTCGATTCTGTTTCTGCAAGAAAGACTCAACTCTCGAAGCGGCGGCCGAGCGGCTCGCAAAACTCGGCGGGTGA
- a CDS encoding thymidine kinase — protein sequence MVEEFVFDNTEERRKTRQNGAGWIEVIVGSMFSGKSEELIRRLRRAQIARQKVQVFKPKIDDRYSIEQIASHSGMTHISKPVMTAKELLVQIEEDTQVVGIDEGQFFDMELISAVNDLANAGKRVIIAGLDQDYTGRPFEPMPQLLSIAEFITKTHAICVKCGSTANYSQRTSESTERVEVGAADKYEARCRKCFVPHSDKPTDL from the coding sequence ATGGTTGAAGAGTTTGTTTTCGACAATACCGAAGAACGTCGAAAAACGCGTCAAAACGGCGCCGGTTGGATTGAGGTCATCGTCGGTTCGATGTTCTCGGGCAAGAGCGAAGAACTGATCAGACGTCTGCGCCGGGCGCAGATCGCGCGGCAGAAAGTTCAGGTTTTCAAACCGAAGATCGACGATCGTTACTCGATCGAACAGATCGCGTCGCACTCCGGAATGACGCATATTTCAAAGCCGGTGATGACGGCGAAAGAGTTATTGGTTCAGATCGAGGAAGATACGCAGGTTGTCGGTATCGACGAGGGGCAGTTTTTCGATATGGAACTGATCTCGGCCGTCAATGACCTTGCGAACGCCGGAAAGCGCGTGATCATCGCCGGCCTTGACCAGGATTACACCGGACGCCCTTTCGAACCGATGCCGCAACTGCTTTCGATCGCCGAATTCATCACCAAAACGCACGCCATCTGCGTCAAATGCGGGAGCACGGCAAACTATTCGCAACGGACTTCAGAATCGACCGAGCGCGTCGAGGTCGGCGCGGCGGACAAATACGAAGCGCGCTGCCGGAAGTGCTTCGTGCCGCATTCGGACAAACCGACGGATTTGTGA
- the eno gene encoding phosphopyruvate hydratase gives MSLIEEVWAREILDSRGNPTVEAEVILEDGTSGRAAVPSGASTGEHEAVELRDGDPSRYLGKGVMKAVENVNEKIAYELEGLDALDQTLVDEALLALDGTENKSNLGANALLAVSMANARAAAAFQELPLYRYIGGVNAKTLPVPMMNIINGGAHADNNVDFQEFMIMPVGAESFSEALRAGAEIFHNLKKVLSSRGYATSVGDEGGFAPNLKSNEEAIETILEAIDKAGYKAGENVMIALDPASSEFYSNGKYVFKKSDKRELTSTEMADYWIDWTNKYPIISIEDGMAESDWDGWKYITDQIGKKVQLVGDDLFVTNTKFLQKGIDLGCANSILIKVNQIGTLTETLDAIELAKTHNMTAVISHRSGETEDSFIADLAVATNAGQIKTGSLSRSDRIAKYNQLLRIEEDLDSAARFPGRKAFYQIG, from the coding sequence ATGAGTTTGATCGAAGAAGTTTGGGCACGCGAGATCCTTGATTCGCGCGGAAATCCGACGGTTGAGGCGGAAGTTATCCTTGAAGACGGCACATCGGGCCGCGCTGCGGTGCCGTCCGGCGCGTCGACGGGCGAGCACGAAGCGGTTGAATTGCGTGACGGCGATCCGTCCCGATATCTCGGCAAAGGCGTGATGAAAGCGGTCGAAAACGTCAACGAAAAGATCGCGTATGAACTCGAAGGGCTCGACGCGCTTGACCAAACCCTCGTCGACGAAGCGCTGCTCGCGCTCGACGGAACCGAGAACAAATCTAATCTCGGCGCCAACGCCTTGCTCGCGGTCTCGATGGCGAATGCGCGCGCGGCCGCCGCGTTTCAGGAGTTGCCGCTGTATCGCTACATCGGCGGCGTCAACGCCAAAACGCTTCCGGTTCCGATGATGAATATCATCAACGGCGGCGCGCACGCCGACAACAACGTCGATTTTCAGGAATTTATGATTATGCCGGTCGGCGCCGAATCGTTTTCGGAAGCGCTCCGCGCCGGCGCCGAGATCTTTCATAATTTGAAGAAAGTCCTGAGCTCGCGCGGTTACGCGACGAGCGTGGGCGACGAGGGCGGTTTCGCTCCGAATCTGAAATCAAACGAAGAAGCAATCGAAACGATCCTTGAAGCGATCGACAAAGCCGGTTACAAAGCCGGCGAGAATGTGATGATCGCACTAGATCCGGCGTCGAGCGAGTTTTATTCGAATGGAAAATACGTCTTCAAAAAGAGCGACAAGCGCGAGCTGACGAGCACCGAAATGGCCGATTACTGGATCGATTGGACGAATAAATATCCGATCATCTCGATCGAGGACGGTATGGCCGAAAGTGATTGGGACGGTTGGAAATACATCACGGATCAAATCGGCAAAAAGGTTCAGCTAGTCGGCGACGACCTTTTCGTGACCAACACCAAGTTCCTGCAGAAAGGTATCGATCTCGGCTGCGCGAATTCGATCCTGATCAAGGTCAACCAGATCGGGACGTTGACGGAAACGCTCGACGCGATCGAACTGGCGAAAACCCACAATATGACGGCCGTGATCTCGCACCGTTCGGGCGAAACCGAGGACTCGTTCATCGCCGATCTCGCCGTTGCGACGAACGCCGGCCAGATCAAAACGGGCAGTCTTTCGCGTTCGGATCGGATCGCAAAGTACAATCAACTCCTTCGTATCGAGGAAGACCTCGACTCGGCGGCGCGTTTCCCGGGACGCAAAGCGTTCTATCAAATCGGTTAG
- a CDS encoding TonB-dependent receptor, whose translation MKFEKNLRTVLVIAFLYVLFVGGVAAQQVRTLSGAVITPQFEFVPNVTVKVETSDKTLTVVTDAEGRFSLQVPMESIAVTILGKNIEPQTRMFSASESLDSVQIRVTYIVPPINESVVIEADALTPEIENRNDTIYRNNLFGRDDQLIFSLNAGINAGQHEGGGKSLEIRRFGFNLDHGGVNGGLKILVDNVQQNQGTQGHGQGYLGALKSLSPELVQDVSIINGPFSAAYGDFSGLGVVQIRQRESFPDQLTLRFQGGSFGTFRTFAAYSPKIKKFDSFLAYEFSRTNGPFENPLKYRRDNVTANITRKLSETQAIGFKFNFGRNNFFSSGQIPLDLVTSGQLDRFGAIDPENGGKVRLGTIGGYYRKEFRSGAMFKADAFVGRSLFDLFSNFTFFLADPVYGDEIQQHDSRLQEGATVQFLQPYRFSGIQSLLTVGANLHLNQINVGLYPTVGRNPNRKFLPGNPGNPDVLLTQANAKVNNYAGYVQNGFYFFNGHLRVDTGLRFDYFAFDVKGYELSESRETLNGKDGSGKVQPKLSIAWSPLETIPVTLYANYGRGISSQDARGVARNPNGPKISTTDFYQTGTSINTRRLSAVFSAFLIDRSNEQVYIPDDGSIEFAGRSRSYGIEFRNSIRITKQLEFNAGLTQVIRAIYPGQFAPDGSRVVIDSAPKTVANAGFVLSDFRGFNSSLSWRHISSYRLDGEDRTIRAAGNDVVDFSVTKRLKKWVDLNFSVDNLFNKRYYETQNYFESRTCPTCAIVPRIHATPGYSTTFTFGVTFRFWKKD comes from the coding sequence CGCTCTCGGGCGCGGTCATCACTCCGCAATTCGAGTTCGTCCCGAACGTTACGGTCAAGGTCGAAACGTCCGACAAGACCCTGACGGTCGTCACCGACGCCGAAGGCAGATTCTCGCTTCAGGTTCCGATGGAATCGATCGCGGTTACGATCTTGGGCAAGAACATCGAACCTCAGACGCGAATGTTTTCCGCGAGCGAATCGCTCGATTCGGTGCAGATCCGCGTTACGTACATCGTGCCGCCGATCAACGAGAGCGTCGTCATCGAAGCCGATGCGCTGACGCCCGAGATCGAGAACCGCAATGACACGATCTACAGGAACAATCTTTTCGGCCGCGACGACCAATTGATCTTTTCGCTAAACGCCGGAATCAATGCCGGCCAACACGAAGGCGGCGGCAAATCGCTCGAGATCCGCCGGTTCGGATTCAATCTCGATCACGGAGGCGTCAACGGCGGCCTCAAGATTCTCGTCGACAACGTTCAGCAGAATCAGGGAACGCAAGGGCACGGTCAGGGATACCTCGGCGCGCTCAAATCGCTCTCGCCTGAATTGGTGCAGGATGTTTCGATCATCAACGGGCCCTTTTCGGCGGCGTACGGCGATTTTTCGGGACTCGGCGTCGTTCAGATACGCCAGCGCGAATCCTTTCCTGATCAATTGACGCTGCGGTTCCAAGGCGGTTCATTCGGGACATTTCGGACTTTCGCGGCTTACAGTCCCAAGATAAAGAAGTTCGATTCGTTTCTAGCCTATGAATTCTCACGCACGAACGGCCCGTTTGAGAATCCGCTCAAGTATCGGCGGGACAATGTCACGGCAAACATCACCCGAAAACTCTCGGAAACGCAGGCAATCGGGTTCAAATTCAATTTCGGACGAAACAACTTCTTTTCTTCGGGCCAGATTCCGCTCGACCTCGTGACGTCGGGACAACTCGACCGATTCGGCGCGATCGATCCGGAGAACGGCGGAAAGGTCCGGCTCGGAACCATCGGCGGCTATTACCGAAAAGAATTCAGGTCGGGCGCGATGTTCAAGGCCGATGCGTTCGTCGGTCGATCTTTGTTCGATCTCTTTTCTAATTTCACTTTCTTTCTTGCCGATCCTGTTTACGGCGACGAGATCCAGCAACACGATTCACGGCTGCAGGAGGGCGCGACCGTTCAGTTTCTTCAGCCTTACCGATTTTCCGGGATTCAATCGCTTCTGACGGTCGGCGCCAATCTACATCTCAACCAGATCAACGTCGGGCTTTATCCGACGGTCGGGCGAAATCCGAACCGCAAATTCTTGCCTGGAAATCCCGGAAATCCAGACGTTCTGCTGACTCAGGCGAACGCGAAAGTCAACAATTACGCGGGTTACGTTCAGAATGGATTCTACTTTTTCAACGGCCACCTGAGGGTTGACACCGGCCTGAGGTTCGATTATTTCGCGTTCGATGTTAAGGGCTACGAGCTGTCGGAATCACGTGAAACGCTGAACGGGAAAGACGGCAGCGGCAAGGTCCAGCCGAAACTCTCGATCGCCTGGTCGCCGCTTGAGACCATCCCCGTGACGCTTTACGCGAACTACGGCCGCGGCATTTCGTCGCAGGACGCGCGCGGCGTCGCGCGGAATCCGAATGGCCCGAAGATCTCAACCACCGACTTTTATCAAACCGGCACAAGCATCAACACGCGACGGCTTTCGGCGGTCTTCAGCGCTTTTCTGATCGATCGTTCGAACGAACAGGTTTACATCCCGGACGACGGATCGATCGAATTCGCCGGCCGCTCGCGCTCCTATGGCATCGAATTCCGAAACTCGATCCGAATCACGAAACAACTTGAGTTCAACGCCGGTCTGACACAGGTGATTCGCGCCATTTATCCGGGCCAATTCGCACCGGATGGCTCACGGGTCGTCATCGACAGCGCGCCGAAAACGGTCGCCAACGCCGGATTCGTATTGTCGGACTTTCGCGGGTTCAATTCGTCTTTAAGCTGGCGGCATATTTCCAGCTATCGTCTTGACGGCGAAGATCGCACGATTCGAGCTGCCGGCAACGACGTCGTCGATTTCTCGGTAACAAAACGGTTGAAAAAATGGGTCGATCTCAATTTCTCGGTCGACAATCTCTTCAACAAGCGATACTACGAAACTCAGAACTATTTTGAGTCCCGAACGTGCCCGACTTGCGCGATCGTACCGCGCATCCACGCGACCCCAGGATATTCGACGACATTTACTTTCGGGGTGACATTTAGATTTTGGAAAAAGGACTGA